CAAAGGCGAAAACGAATCGCCCGACGTTCTCGAAAAGATCGCCGCCGAGATCCGCAGGCTCAACCCGCGGGCCGAGATCGTCTGCCGCCACTACACCCAGCAGGATGACGCGTGGTGGAACGGACTGCTGGAGGAAGAGCGCGCCGCGGAATGTTCCACGTGGAACACGGCGGCCGAAAGCGCCGGCCGCGCCTCGAAAATCCACGAGTGCACGTTTGCCAAGGCACGCCTGCGCAATCCGGCGGAACTGATCGTCCTTTTGGAAGACGTGATCCGCGGCGAACTGGGCGACATCAGCCGGGCCAAAGGCGTCCTGCAGTGCGGCGGCGAATGGCTGCGTTTCGACGCCGCCGATTCGCGCTACGGCGTGACCGGCGCCGAAGGCTACGCGCAGGAAACGCAGTGCGTCTTCATCGGCCGCACCGTCAAAAGACGGGCCCTTTTCGACCGACTGAACGCCGGAACCGACGGCGCGGTTGAGACGTGACAGAAGGCAGGTAAAAGCCGCCGCCGCGGCGCGAAGAAGAGCGAAGAGCCGTTTCGCGGCAAAAACATGAGGACGGATGACCGGGATAAAAATCAGTCATCCGTCCTCATGTTTTCATAGTGTCTCAGCGATGTGCGCTCTTTGCGTCGTGGCGGCGGGTTCTGTTTTCGGGAAGGCCCGGTCAGCGGCGGCACGCTTAAAATTCTTCGTCGTCCCCGCGCCGCGAGGCGCAGCCGGCGGCGCAGCGGGCGCAGCCGCCGTCGCAGGCGGGCGTCAGGATCGCCGTCAGGGCGACGGGCAGCACCATGTTGGCGACGCCGCAGAGGTCAACGATCACTTCGTCGTTGATGAAGCTCTCCGCGAGCGGCGCCCACACGGTCAGTTCCCCCTGGGTCAGAGGCGCGTAACCGGCGCGCGCTTCCGCGTCCGGCGCGCCGAAACGGCAGACGGCGGCCGGCACGGGGCCGCTGCGCGTGGTGAGCTGCATCGCGGCGATCGTGAATTCCCTGCCCATGGCGAGCATGCGCTCCATGGCGCGGTCGGTGACGGTCAGTTTCAGTTCGGACATGTTTTCCTCCTGGGGTCAAGGCCGCGCGCCGGCGTCGATGAAGCCGAGCTTTTCCATGACGCGGCGCAGGTCATCGGGAGCCGGGGCGCGGAACGTTCTGCCTTCGAGATGCGACAAAAACGCCGGCAGGCCGCCGAGCGTCAGGCTGCGGGCGTGCAGCATGGGCCGCTTGACGCCGAGCGATCTCAGCTGCCCTTTGGAGCCGAAGTCGCCGTATTTCACGTCGCCGAGCAGCGGATGGCCGACGTGGTTCATGTGCACGCGGATCTGGTGCGTGCGCCCCGTGAGCAGATGCACCTCGGCCAGACTGAAGGCGCCGCTGCTCGTCAGGCGTTTGTATTCGGTGACGGCGCGTTCGCCTTTGGGATCGACGCGCACCAGCTTCTTGTCGGCGTCTTTGAGCAGCGGCACGTCGATGCGGCCGCGCTCGGGCAGTTCGCCGATGACGATGGCCCAGTAGCGCTTGTCGGCGCGGCGGGCCTTGAAGCATTCCATCAGCGCGCGCGTGGTCGGCCCGTCCATGGCCAGCGCCATGACGCCGCTGGTGTTGCGGTCGAGGCGGTGTACCAGCTGGGGCGGGAATTCGGGATCGACGGCGTAGCCCAGCGCGCGCGTGACGACGCTGTCCTCGCCCTTGACGTCGGGCTGGCTCAGCAGCCCGGCAGGCTTGTTCACGACCATCACGCAGCGGTCGCTGTAAACGACGTCGAGCGGCAGCCGGCGCGGCGTGCCGTCGGGCATCTCGGCGCGGCCGACGGTGCCCGGCTCTTCCCACGGCACCCAGACGTGCTGTCCCTCGAGGACGCGGTCGTTCGGCTGGCAGCGTTTGCCTTCGAGGCGCACGGCCCCCTTGCGGAAGTATTTCATCATCGCGCCCAGCGGCACGCCCGGCCACATGCCGCGCAGCACGGCGTCGAGGCGTCGGCCTTCGTCGTGGCGGCTGATCTGGAATTGCCAGCTCATGGTCAGCGGGGCTGCTCGGGGCGCCATTTCCACAGGCGCCGCTGCGTGGAGAAATCGAAGTCGGAGATGGCGCGGTCCGCTTCCATGCCGCCGTCGAGCTGTTCGACGGAACCGTGCCAGCTGTTGAGGTAAAAGTCCAGATTGTCCGCCGCCGCCACGATCATGGCCTCGGGCGTGGCGGGCAGCACCGGCGAGCCGAACTCCTTCTGGCCGTGGTGGCTGAGGATGATGTGCCCGAGCAGCGTGCGCGTCAGCGGCGTGAGCTTGAACTCGTCCGCCAGCCTGACGAAGCGCGCGTAGCCGGTGGCGATGTGGTCGAGCACCGTGCCTTCCAGCGTCGATTCGGGGCCGGGATCGAGCGCGTAGGTGTCGAGCTTGCCGAGATCGTGCAGCAGCGCTCCGGCGACGACAACGTCGAGGTCGGGCTCGTACGCGGTGCCCTGATAGCTCTGGGCGATGGCCCGGGCGGAGCGCGCCACGCCGAGCGTGTGTTCGAGCAGGCCGTGCAGGTAGGCGTGATGGTGCGCCACGGCGGCGGGAAAGGTCCTGAAGGCCTGCCACGTAGCGCTGTCGGGCTGGAAGACGAAGCGCAGGAATTCGCCCGCCTCGCCTCCGCAGCCGTTGACGAACTGCCAGAACTCGGCTTCCAGCCGGTCGACGGGGACCCCGGCGGCGCGGATGAACGCGGCCGGACGGTATTCCTCGCGCTCCTGATCGACGAGCCAGATCTGATTGAACTGATACTGAGGCTTGCCCTTGAACTCGGTGATCGAGCCGATCAGCCCCACCGTTTCGCCTTTGAGGTTCCGTACCAGCGGCGAAGCGGCCGGTTCGGCGATTTCCTTTTTGACGCCGTCCTTGAGGTCGAACCACTGGGCGTTGCCCCAGATCTTGGCGTCGAGCGCGCCCGACTTGTCCATGACGGACATGACCCAGTAGGGCTTGTCGTTTTTGTCGCGCTTTTCCTTGAGCTCCGTGACCAGGCCGACGGACTGGAACTTGGAATCGACGGGAAGCGCGCGCACTTCCGCGAGCGTTTTATTGGACATGAAAAAACTCCTTTACGTGATGAAAGTGGCTCAGCTGAAAAAGATCCTGCCGCAGACAACTTATAATATCACCGCCAAAAGTCAAGAGGCAAGGCGCTGAAAGATCGGGAATTTTCCGTGACGATTCTGCCGAAGAAAACGAAGTGTGTTAAACTTTCACTGTGTCACGGAGGTGGTGGCTTTGCTGAAAATCATCAGTGGAAACGAATCGGACCGGGGGCTCGTGCACGCGCGGGTGTCTCCGGCCGATATGAGCCGATATGCGCTGACCGACGGCGGTTTCGTGGAGCTCGAAGGCGAACGCCGCTCGGCGTTCCGCGTGGTCTACGACGCTTCCGTTGCCGAAGGCTGCGTGGGGCTCGATCCCGTCGGCATGGAGAATCTCGGCCGCGGCGAAGGGGGCGAGGTGCGCCTTTATCGCTGCGAGCTGGGGTATGCCGAGCGCGTCGTGCTGATCCCCATGGCCGTTGCCGCCGCCGACGAACTGGACCGCGGCTATCTCCGCGCGCGCCTGCGCGACCTGCCGGCGAGCGTCGGCGACGAGGTGCGGATCCTGTCGCCGTACGGAAACGAACTGCGTCTGCGCGTGGCCGAGACGATGCCCGGCGGCGCCGTGATGGTGACCGCCTCCACCGACGTCGTCCTCGAACGGGCCCAGATCGGCGCCCTGAAACCGAAGAAGATCACCTATGCCGACATCGGCGGGCTGGACGCGCAGCTGCGCCGTATCCGCGAGATGATCGAACTGCCGCTGAAGTTCCCGGAAGCTTTTGTGCGCCTCGGCGTGGAGCCGCCGAAGGGCGTGCTCCTTTACG
This sequence is a window from Pyramidobacter sp. YE332. Protein-coding genes within it:
- a CDS encoding AAA family ATPase — its product is MLKIISGNESDRGLVHARVSPADMSRYALTDGGFVELEGERRSAFRVVYDASVAEGCVGLDPVGMENLGRGEGGEVRLYRCELGYAERVVLIPMAVAAADELDRGYLRARLRDLPASVGDEVRILSPYGNELRLRVAETMPGGAVMVTASTDVVLERAQIGALKPKKITYADIGGLDAQLRRIREMIELPLKFPEAFVRLGVEPPKGVLLYGPPGTGKTVIARAVANESDAWFTSISGPEIIGKYYGESEERLRAVFEEAQQNAPAIIFIDEVDAIAPNGRRWAARNRWSGASWPSC
- a CDS encoding GTP-binding protein codes for the protein MKILVISGFLGAGKTTFIKELIRRTGKNVVVMENEYGEVNLDSQEISQTSDVDILEFAEGCICCSMKDSFASSLLTISSSLDPEYLVVEPTGIGKLSSILATAQKYEYERISLLRPVTIVTPQSFYRYRREHPDIYLDQIENSSRIVFSKGENESPDVLEKIAAEIRRLNPRAEIVCRHYTQQDDAWWNGLLEEERAAECSTWNTAAESAGRASKIHECTFAKARLRNPAELIVLLEDVIRGELGDISRAKGVLQCGGEWLRFDAADSRYGVTGAEGYAQETQCVFIGRTVKRRALFDRLNAGTDGAVET
- a CDS encoding RluA family pseudouridine synthase, translating into MSWQFQISRHDEGRRLDAVLRGMWPGVPLGAMMKYFRKGAVRLEGKRCQPNDRVLEGQHVWVPWEEPGTVGRAEMPDGTPRRLPLDVVYSDRCVMVVNKPAGLLSQPDVKGEDSVVTRALGYAVDPEFPPQLVHRLDRNTSGVMALAMDGPTTRALMECFKARRADKRYWAIVIGELPERGRIDVPLLKDADKKLVRVDPKGERAVTEYKRLTSSGAFSLAEVHLLTGRTHQIRVHMNHVGHPLLGDVKYGDFGSKGQLRSLGVKRPMLHARSLTLGGLPAFLSHLEGRTFRAPAPDDLRRVMEKLGFIDAGARP
- a CDS encoding HD domain-containing protein — its product is MSNKTLAEVRALPVDSKFQSVGLVTELKEKRDKNDKPYWVMSVMDKSGALDAKIWGNAQWFDLKDGVKKEIAEPAASPLVRNLKGETVGLIGSITEFKGKPQYQFNQIWLVDQEREEYRPAAFIRAAGVPVDRLEAEFWQFVNGCGGEAGEFLRFVFQPDSATWQAFRTFPAAVAHHHAYLHGLLEHTLGVARSARAIAQSYQGTAYEPDLDVVVAGALLHDLGKLDTYALDPGPESTLEGTVLDHIATGYARFVRLADEFKLTPLTRTLLGHIILSHHGQKEFGSPVLPATPEAMIVAAADNLDFYLNSWHGSVEQLDGGMEADRAISDFDFSTQRRLWKWRPEQPR